The Geotalea uraniireducens Rf4 genome window below encodes:
- a CDS encoding type I restriction endonuclease subunit R, with the protein MSFNENARVKIPAILHLCRLGYDYLSLSAAIRDESTNIFTDLFSESIRRINPDLEESAIKRLLEDISLILDNEDLGEAFYRMLTARSGVKLIDFNDFSNNSFHVVTELTCKNGDDEFRPDITLLINGMPLAFIEVKIPNNQEGILKERDRMLVRFRNKKFRKFINISQLLVFSNNMEYDQDSVEPIQGAFYSSTSTGDVHFNCFREEEQFDLSQLLQPEDNAREDLVLKDNNLNVIKHSPEFITNKEPTTPTNRLLTSLFSCNRLAMLLQYGFAYVQESKGVEKHIMRYPQLFATKAIQHKLDNGIKKGIIWHTQGSGKTALSYYNIHYLTDYFQQKGVIPKFYFIVDRIDLMEQAKREFSIRGLVVHTVNSREELLKSFRVRKAIHNLSGKREVTVVNIQKFQDDTHLLQMQDYDIAIQRVYFLDEVHRSYNPKGSFLANLISSDREAILIGLTGTPLIMADRKSRDLFGDYIHKYYYNASIADGYTLRLIREGIETNYKIQLEQALKEVEILKGDADKRVIFAHEKFVEPMLDYIVEDFINSRIRLGDHTICGMVVCDSAEQARRLFDIFIAKYNPDQKTVEDVSTEYLKVAEPVVAYGEYLNKRKSRLTASLILHDVGSKDDRKDEVEDFKEGKIDFLFVYGMLLTGFDAKRLKKLYLGRIIKDHNLLQTLTRVNRPYKKFRYGFVVDFADIRKEFDATNKAYFEELQEELGDEIGTYSNLFKTKEEIDDEISDIKEKLFHYDLTNAEIFSQQISRIEDRKTMLEIKKALENARNLYNIIRLLGHFELLEHTDFNKLNQLYREAVRHLELLSLKESVQNNVDATNLLNVALENVLFMFRKVSEEELIIADKLKDMLRKTREALGNNFDRKDPEFVSLYEELKRLFGKKNLDEITQDEMKRNIGSLQQIFDKVTELNRRNNLLKAKYENDAKYARIHKRLVEKGTVSKRESAIHATLMGIKKQADDQVLLNAKMLENEAYFDQKLMQMVIGGFGKAKINLDPESAHFINSCVTREYLNEYRGVAAW; encoded by the coding sequence ATGAGCTTCAATGAAAACGCCAGAGTGAAAATACCGGCAATATTACATTTATGCCGTTTGGGCTATGACTACCTGTCGCTATCGGCAGCAATCCGTGATGAAAGCACCAATATTTTCACCGACCTGTTTTCTGAAAGCATCAGGCGCATCAATCCTGATCTTGAGGAAAGCGCAATAAAGCGGTTATTGGAAGATATTTCACTGATTCTGGATAATGAGGACCTGGGCGAAGCATTTTACCGGATGCTCACCGCTCGTTCTGGCGTGAAACTGATCGACTTCAATGACTTCAGCAACAACAGTTTTCACGTAGTAACTGAATTGACCTGCAAAAACGGCGATGACGAATTCCGACCGGATATCACGCTTTTGATCAACGGTATGCCCCTCGCTTTTATCGAAGTCAAAATACCGAACAATCAGGAAGGGATTCTCAAAGAACGGGACCGGATGCTTGTTCGTTTCCGGAACAAGAAGTTCCGGAAGTTCATCAATATTTCCCAGCTGCTGGTCTTTTCCAATAACATGGAATACGATCAGGACTCAGTTGAACCTATCCAGGGAGCGTTTTACTCGTCTACCTCCACCGGTGACGTTCACTTCAACTGTTTCCGCGAAGAAGAACAGTTCGACCTGTCACAACTGCTGCAGCCGGAAGACAACGCCCGGGAAGACTTAGTCCTGAAGGACAACAATCTTAACGTCATCAAGCATTCACCGGAGTTCATCACCAACAAGGAACCCACCACCCCCACAAACCGGCTGCTCACCTCGCTGTTTAGCTGTAATCGTTTGGCAATGCTGCTTCAGTACGGTTTCGCCTACGTGCAGGAATCGAAGGGTGTTGAGAAGCATATCATGCGCTATCCGCAACTGTTCGCCACCAAGGCGATCCAGCATAAGCTCGATAACGGCATCAAAAAGGGGATCATCTGGCATACCCAAGGAAGCGGCAAGACGGCGCTTTCCTATTACAACATCCACTACCTGACGGACTATTTTCAGCAGAAGGGAGTCATTCCCAAGTTCTATTTCATTGTTGACCGCATCGACCTGATGGAACAGGCCAAACGGGAGTTTTCCATCAGGGGGCTGGTCGTCCATACCGTAAATTCCAGAGAAGAGCTGCTGAAAAGCTTTCGGGTGCGCAAGGCGATTCACAACCTGTCCGGCAAGCGGGAAGTTACGGTCGTCAATATCCAGAAGTTCCAGGACGATACCCATCTGCTCCAGATGCAGGACTATGACATCGCTATCCAGCGGGTCTATTTCCTCGACGAAGTGCACCGGAGCTACAACCCGAAAGGGAGTTTTCTGGCCAACCTTATCAGTTCAGATCGGGAGGCCATTCTCATTGGCCTGACCGGCACCCCTCTTATTATGGCAGACCGGAAGTCCAGGGATCTGTTCGGCGACTATATCCATAAATACTACTACAATGCTTCCATCGCCGACGGTTATACCCTGCGGCTGATCAGGGAAGGGATTGAGACCAACTACAAAATCCAGTTGGAGCAAGCGCTGAAGGAAGTGGAAATTCTCAAAGGTGATGCGGATAAGCGGGTGATTTTTGCCCACGAAAAATTCGTTGAACCGATGCTGGATTATATCGTCGAGGATTTCATCAACAGCAGAATCCGCCTGGGGGATCACACCATCTGCGGCATGGTGGTCTGCGATAGTGCCGAGCAGGCTCGCAGGTTGTTCGACATCTTTATCGCCAAGTACAATCCTGATCAGAAAACGGTCGAAGATGTTTCAACGGAGTATCTCAAGGTCGCCGAACCGGTTGTCGCCTATGGGGAGTATCTGAACAAGCGGAAAAGCAGACTGACCGCCTCGCTGATCCTGCATGACGTTGGCTCAAAGGATGACCGCAAAGACGAAGTAGAGGATTTCAAGGAAGGCAAGATCGATTTTCTTTTTGTCTATGGTATGCTCCTGACCGGCTTTGACGCCAAGCGCCTGAAAAAGCTTTATCTTGGTCGGATTATCAAGGATCACAACCTGCTGCAAACCCTTACTCGGGTCAATCGACCGTATAAAAAGTTCCGCTATGGTTTCGTGGTTGATTTTGCCGACATCCGCAAGGAGTTTGACGCCACCAACAAGGCATATTTCGAGGAATTACAGGAGGAGCTTGGTGATGAAATCGGGACCTACTCCAACCTGTTCAAGACCAAGGAAGAGATTGACGACGAGATCAGCGACATCAAGGAAAAGCTGTTCCACTACGACCTGACAAACGCTGAAATTTTTTCACAGCAGATCAGCCGGATAGAAGACCGGAAAACAATGCTGGAGATCAAGAAGGCTCTGGAGAATGCCCGCAACCTCTACAACATCATCCGACTCCTCGGCCATTTCGAACTGCTGGAACATACCGACTTCAATAAACTGAACCAGCTTTATCGAGAGGCGGTTCGGCACCTGGAGCTGCTGAGTCTGAAGGAATCGGTACAGAACAATGTCGATGCCACTAACCTGCTGAATGTGGCCCTGGAAAACGTGCTCTTTATGTTCCGCAAGGTTTCGGAAGAAGAACTGATTATTGCAGACAAGCTGAAGGACATGCTGCGCAAGACCAGGGAAGCGCTGGGGAATAACTTCGACCGGAAAGACCCGGAATTTGTTTCCCTTTACGAAGAACTAAAGCGGCTTTTTGGCAAGAAGAATCTGGACGAAATAACCCAGGACGAGATGAAGCGAAATATCGGCTCGTTGCAGCAAATTTTTGATAAAGTGACCGAGCTGAACCGCAGGAACAACCTGCTAAAAGCGAAGTACGAGAACGACGCCAAATATGCCCGCATTCACAAACGGTTGGTGGAGAAGGGAACTGTCTCAAAACGGGAAAGCGCCATCCATGCCACCTTGATGGGCATAAAAAAACAGGCTGACGATCAGGTGTTGTTGAATGCCAAGATGCTTGAGAACGAGGCCTATTTCGACCAAAAACTTATGCAAATGGTAATCGGCGGCTTCGGCAAGGCAAAGATCAACCTCGATCCGGAGAGTGCCCATTTCATCAACTCCTGCGTGACGCGGGAGTATCTTAACGAATACCGGGGAGTAGCTGCGTGGTAG
- a CDS encoding L,D-transpeptidase, with product MKPFILIGIALLASLLLNFRSVAAADAINSLCDVHYPSDSRVEWECVQLKRKDSPYRLFGKYWRDGLRFNRMDRRHFLAGMWIKVPKRLEEIKGFTPMPATYPDAAQEPKFILVDQSEMFLGAYEYGTLVFSTPVAVGIDGHRVPNGSFRIDAADRRHESSIYPVEGTDRPYPMHYGLRFYVEKKVDAWISYWLHGRDVPGHPASHGCIGLYDEEMQREYYHEPRKPLLKDAKRLYEWAVATKRQTGKFRYINYGPKVLIIGTPPL from the coding sequence ATGAAACCGTTCATCCTCATCGGCATTGCCCTCCTCGCCTCCCTCCTCTTAAACTTCCGCTCCGTAGCCGCAGCGGACGCAATCAATTCGCTCTGCGATGTCCACTACCCCAGCGACAGCCGCGTCGAATGGGAATGCGTGCAGCTGAAGCGGAAGGACTCGCCGTACCGGCTCTTCGGCAAGTATTGGCGGGACGGGCTCCGCTTCAACAGGATGGACCGGCGCCACTTCCTCGCAGGCATGTGGATCAAGGTCCCGAAGCGGCTGGAGGAGATCAAGGGGTTCACCCCGATGCCGGCAACTTACCCGGACGCGGCACAGGAGCCGAAATTCATCCTGGTCGATCAGTCCGAGATGTTCCTAGGTGCCTATGAATACGGCACCCTGGTCTTTTCCACCCCGGTGGCGGTCGGCATCGACGGGCACCGGGTCCCCAACGGCTCGTTCAGGATCGATGCGGCCGACCGCCGCCACGAGTCGAGCATCTACCCGGTCGAAGGGACCGATCGTCCCTATCCGATGCATTACGGACTCAGGTTCTATGTGGAGAAAAAGGTGGATGCCTGGATCTCCTACTGGCTCCACGGCCGCGACGTCCCCGGACACCCGGCTTCGCACGGCTGCATCGGCCTATACGACGAGGAGATGCAGCGAGAGTATTACCACGAACCGCGTAAGCCGCTCCTCAAGGACGCCAAAAGGCTCTACGAATGGGCCGTCGCCACAAAACGGCAGACGGGAAAATTCCGCTACATAAACTACGGCCCCAAGGTGCTGATCATCGGCACTCCTCCGCTTTAG
- a CDS encoding hydrogenase small subunit, protein MGDSRESVDNGVLELDYTVSRLLEKKGVSRRDFMKFCSAMSAALALPATFAPKIAQALDEVKRPTLVWLEFQDCAGDTEALLRASNPTVAEIVLDVLSVDYHETIMAAAGHQAEEILAKVVKEQKGKYIVVVEGSIPMKDDGVYCCVAGKTALATAREVCGSALATVAVGTCASFGGLPAANPNPTGAVGVKQAVPGATVINLPGCPLNADNLTATIVHFLVFGKLPATDSFGRPLFAYGKRIHDNCERRPHFDAGQYVEQWGSTAHAKGHCLYKMGCKGPETYHNCPTQKYNDKTSWPVGAGHGCAGCSEPQFWDTMTPLYKRLPNVPGFGIEATADKIGIGIAVATAAAFAAHGIISATRHGDESEGAKED, encoded by the coding sequence ATGGGAGATTCACGGGAAAGCGTAGACAATGGAGTGTTAGAACTCGATTATACTGTTTCACGACTACTGGAAAAGAAGGGTGTATCCCGGCGTGACTTCATGAAGTTTTGCTCGGCCATGTCGGCAGCACTGGCATTGCCGGCGACCTTTGCGCCCAAAATTGCCCAGGCGCTGGACGAGGTCAAGCGGCCGACGCTGGTCTGGCTTGAATTCCAGGACTGCGCAGGCGACACCGAGGCGCTCCTGCGGGCCTCGAATCCGACCGTCGCGGAGATAGTCCTCGACGTCCTCTCCGTGGATTACCATGAAACCATCATGGCTGCCGCAGGGCACCAGGCGGAAGAAATCCTTGCCAAGGTGGTGAAGGAGCAGAAAGGGAAATACATCGTCGTTGTGGAAGGTTCCATTCCCATGAAGGATGACGGCGTCTACTGCTGTGTCGCAGGCAAGACAGCCCTTGCCACGGCGCGGGAGGTATGCGGCAGCGCCCTGGCTACCGTTGCGGTCGGCACCTGCGCATCCTTCGGCGGGCTGCCCGCCGCCAACCCCAACCCGACCGGCGCTGTCGGCGTAAAGCAAGCTGTTCCGGGAGCCACGGTGATCAATCTGCCCGGCTGCCCGCTCAATGCCGACAACCTGACGGCGACCATCGTCCATTTCCTGGTCTTCGGCAAACTCCCCGCCACCGACAGCTTTGGCAGACCCCTCTTTGCCTACGGCAAGCGGATCCATGACAATTGCGAGCGCCGTCCCCACTTCGATGCAGGTCAGTATGTTGAGCAGTGGGGAAGCACAGCCCATGCGAAAGGGCACTGCCTCTACAAAATGGGGTGCAAGGGGCCTGAAACCTATCACAACTGTCCGACCCAGAAATACAACGACAAGACCTCCTGGCCGGTAGGCGCCGGGCACGGCTGTGCCGGCTGTTCGGAACCGCAGTTCTGGGATACCATGACCCCGCTTTACAAGCGGCTGCCTAATGTTCCGGGCTTCGGCATCGAGGCGACAGCCGACAAGATAGGCATAGGCATCGCGGTGGCTACGGCAGCGGCTTTCGCCGCCCATGGCATTATCAGTGCTACCCGGCACGGAGATGAATCTGAAGGGGCAAAGGAGGATTAA
- a CDS encoding ATP-binding protein: MIAKPELIRMRILVPTGCAILLILVGAMVSIYLLQRQEVMISANQKTAAVQHNFQQQLLHEEELLGGLLELIADDRRLAHLWQQKDRAGLLRYSKLLFERLRGRARITQFYFITPDRTCFLRVHLPSKYGDRIDLITLDKAVRTNTTAGGLELGPYGLFTFRMVKPWMVNGRLVGYIELGVEIDHFLQQIEQANHVKLMFAVDKQLLSRDNWEEGQRMVGHRPEWNRFDKIVFSNPDHSSLFFNLDRGLSFTGTSAGRQLFYAAADGRSYVYGLVPQKDVSERVNGGFVVFNDITLSRHKLRLLALELTAFSVIVAGILFVIFNAYVRRIQNGIIAARTELTNEVDEHKQTAMALARAKEESDAANRDLHAFSYSVTHDLRAPLTVINGYCEAILEGYASRLDAQGMEYLRTISSSCMRMNKFIDAILIFSLAGQEEIRREPVNLSELARLIMAELNFNETARQLTWTIADGLTTSGDPLLLRTVLDNLLGNAWKFTGKKTQSVIEFGVTERAGERVFFVRDNGAGFAMERAAELFVPFTRLHDRHEFVGSGIGLATVHKIITRHGGRIWAESAPGEGATFFFTIPD; encoded by the coding sequence ATGATCGCAAAACCCGAACTGATCCGAATGCGGATTCTTGTCCCTACCGGCTGTGCCATATTGCTCATCCTGGTTGGGGCGATGGTAAGCATCTACTTGCTGCAGCGGCAGGAAGTGATGATTTCCGCCAACCAAAAGACAGCAGCAGTTCAGCACAACTTCCAGCAGCAACTGCTGCACGAGGAAGAACTCCTCGGCGGCCTTCTCGAGTTAATCGCGGACGATAGGCGATTGGCGCATCTCTGGCAGCAGAAGGATCGTGCCGGTCTTTTACGATACAGTAAGCTCCTTTTCGAGCGTTTACGCGGACGGGCCCGCATAACCCAATTCTATTTCATCACCCCTGACCGCACCTGTTTTCTCCGGGTCCACCTGCCGTCAAAATACGGCGACCGCATTGACCTCATTACCCTCGACAAGGCGGTACGCACCAACACGACTGCCGGTGGGCTGGAACTTGGCCCATACGGTCTGTTCACCTTTCGTATGGTAAAGCCGTGGATGGTGAACGGCCGGCTGGTCGGCTACATAGAGCTTGGCGTGGAGATCGACCATTTCCTCCAGCAGATCGAGCAAGCCAATCATGTCAAGCTCATGTTCGCCGTCGACAAACAGCTCCTCTCCAGGGACAATTGGGAGGAGGGACAGCGGATGGTGGGGCATCGGCCGGAGTGGAACCGTTTCGATAAAATAGTCTTCAGCAATCCAGATCATTCCTCGTTGTTTTTCAACCTTGATCGTGGCCTCAGCTTCACCGGAACCAGCGCCGGTCGGCAGTTGTTTTATGCAGCAGCAGATGGCCGAAGCTACGTCTACGGTCTCGTTCCGCAGAAAGACGTCAGCGAACGGGTCAATGGCGGTTTCGTAGTCTTCAACGACATTACCCTTTCCAGGCATAAGCTGCGTTTGCTGGCACTCGAACTCACTGCCTTCTCCGTCATCGTGGCAGGCATCCTTTTCGTCATATTCAATGCCTATGTCAGGCGTATCCAAAATGGGATCATTGCCGCCAGGACCGAACTTACCAATGAGGTCGACGAACACAAACAGACCGCCATGGCGCTTGCCAGGGCCAAAGAGGAAAGCGATGCGGCAAACCGTGACCTTCATGCCTTCAGCTATTCCGTGACACACGACCTGCGAGCCCCTCTAACCGTGATCAACGGCTATTGCGAGGCTATTCTGGAGGGGTACGCCTCCAGGCTCGATGCGCAGGGTATGGAGTATCTCCGCACCATCAGCAGCAGTTGCATGCGCATGAACAAATTCATCGACGCAATTCTCATCTTCTCCCTGGCCGGTCAGGAGGAGATTCGCCGGGAACCTGTCAACCTGAGCGAACTTGCCCGACTCATCATGGCCGAGCTCAACTTTAACGAGACGGCCCGGCAACTCACCTGGACGATAGCCGATGGACTCACAACGAGCGGCGACCCCCTCCTTCTTCGGACCGTGCTGGATAACCTCCTTGGCAACGCCTGGAAATTTACCGGCAAAAAAACGCAGTCGGTGATCGAGTTTGGCGTCACCGAACGCGCCGGTGAGCGGGTCTTTTTTGTCCGCGACAACGGAGCGGGATTCGCTATGGAACGGGCGGCGGAACTGTTCGTCCCATTCACGCGCCTCCACGACCGACATGAGTTCGTCGGCAGCGGAATCGGCCTGGCCACAGTTCATAAGATCATCACCCGCCATGGCGGCCGTATCTGGGCTGAGAGTGCCCCGGGCGAGGGGGCGACGTTTTTCTTCACCATTCCGGACTGA
- a CDS encoding HyaD/HybD family hydrogenase maturation endopeptidase, producing MVLVLGIGNLIMSDDGVGVRVVQLLQERYRFPEKVTLLDGGTLGLDLLPKLEGVERLLVVDAVETGGAPGTLLRLSGDDIPLALETKVSPHQMGLKDLLTVASLQGFDPAEMVLWGVQPECIEMGMELSPVVAEQVAQLTENVLTELANWGVQADLCQGPSITPSLHLS from the coding sequence ATGGTTCTGGTACTCGGAATAGGAAACCTGATCATGTCCGATGATGGTGTCGGGGTCAGGGTTGTGCAGCTTCTGCAGGAGCGCTACCGCTTTCCGGAAAAAGTCACGCTTCTGGACGGCGGTACGCTGGGGCTTGATCTGCTGCCGAAACTTGAAGGAGTGGAAAGGCTTCTCGTGGTCGACGCTGTTGAAACCGGCGGCGCACCCGGAACTCTGCTCAGGCTTTCCGGCGACGATATCCCGCTGGCGCTGGAGACAAAGGTGTCCCCTCACCAGATGGGGCTCAAGGATCTGCTGACGGTGGCATCGTTGCAGGGTTTCGACCCTGCTGAGATGGTGCTGTGGGGAGTACAGCCGGAGTGCATTGAAATGGGGATGGAATTGTCCCCTGTCGTTGCGGAACAGGTCGCTCAACTTACGGAAAACGTTCTGACTGAACTGGCAAACTGGGGGGTGCAAGCGGATCTTTGCCAAGGTCCGTCCATCACCCCTTCCCTTCATTTATCCTGA
- a CDS encoding nickel-dependent hydrogenase large subunit yields the protein MAKIVIDPITRIEGHLRIEAEVNNGKVSDAWSSSTMFRGIEKILKTRDPRDAWFFTQRFCGVCTTVHSIASIRAVENALNIKIPANAELIRNIIIGIQNVQDHVIHFYHLHALDWVDITSGLKADPAKTAALAASISDWPLNSATYFRGVQEKLKAFVAKGRLGPFANAYWGHPAYRLPPEANLMATAHYLEALEWQKDVIKIHAILGSKNPHPQTFLVGGMAIAIDPDSQNALNADKLMEIKRLLAKAREFVEKVYIPDLLAVASFYKEWAGIGGGVGNFLSYGDFPQPGSGQLWMPSGAIMGKDLSKVIPVSHEKVTEYVDHSWYEYSGGAGKGLHPWEGESEHKYSGPKPPFKNLDTDGKYSWVKAPRYEDQPMEVGPLARLLVAYASGHKEVKGAVDGVLHKLGVGPEALFSTLGRTAARGIDCLLIAQETPKWLDQLIDNIGKGDYKVHNNEKWDPATWPAEAAGYGWHEAPRGALGHWIKIKDQKILNYQAVVPSTWNASPRDAKGLRGPYEAALVGTPLADPNKPLEILRTIHSFDPCLACAVHVFDASGNEMVKVNVL from the coding sequence ATGGCCAAGATCGTTATCGACCCAATTACCAGGATAGAAGGACATCTCCGTATCGAAGCAGAGGTGAATAACGGAAAGGTTTCCGACGCCTGGAGCAGCAGTACCATGTTCCGCGGCATTGAAAAAATCCTCAAGACCAGGGACCCACGCGACGCCTGGTTCTTTACCCAGCGGTTCTGCGGCGTCTGCACCACGGTGCATTCCATTGCCTCGATCCGCGCCGTGGAGAACGCCCTCAACATCAAGATCCCTGCCAATGCCGAGCTGATCAGAAACATCATCATCGGCATCCAGAACGTCCAGGACCACGTGATCCACTTCTACCACCTCCACGCCCTGGACTGGGTGGACATCACCTCGGGGCTCAAGGCCGATCCGGCCAAGACTGCCGCCCTGGCAGCCTCCATTTCCGACTGGCCCCTAAACTCCGCCACCTACTTCAGAGGGGTGCAGGAGAAGCTGAAGGCCTTCGTCGCCAAGGGGCGTCTCGGCCCCTTCGCCAACGCCTACTGGGGGCACCCGGCCTACAGACTTCCCCCCGAGGCGAACCTGATGGCCACCGCCCACTACCTGGAGGCACTGGAGTGGCAAAAGGACGTCATCAAGATACACGCCATCCTGGGAAGCAAGAATCCCCATCCTCAGACTTTCCTGGTAGGCGGCATGGCGATCGCCATCGATCCCGATTCCCAGAACGCCCTCAACGCCGACAAGCTGATGGAGATCAAGCGGCTCCTCGCCAAGGCCAGGGAGTTCGTGGAAAAGGTCTACATCCCGGATCTCCTGGCGGTGGCATCCTTCTACAAGGAGTGGGCAGGCATCGGCGGCGGAGTCGGCAATTTCCTCTCTTACGGCGACTTCCCCCAGCCCGGCAGTGGCCAGCTCTGGATGCCTTCAGGAGCCATCATGGGTAAGGACCTGTCCAAAGTCATCCCTGTCAGCCACGAAAAGGTCACCGAGTATGTGGACCACTCCTGGTATGAATATTCCGGCGGAGCCGGCAAGGGTCTTCATCCATGGGAAGGGGAGTCGGAGCACAAGTATAGCGGCCCGAAACCTCCCTTCAAGAACCTGGACACCGACGGCAAATACTCCTGGGTCAAGGCGCCGCGGTATGAGGACCAGCCGATGGAAGTCGGTCCGCTGGCCCGGCTGCTGGTCGCCTACGCGTCAGGACACAAAGAGGTCAAAGGCGCGGTGGACGGCGTCCTGCATAAACTGGGAGTCGGACCCGAGGCACTCTTCTCCACGTTGGGGCGTACCGCGGCACGTGGCATCGACTGCCTCCTGATCGCCCAGGAAACGCCGAAATGGCTCGACCAGCTCATCGACAATATCGGCAAAGGAGATTACAAGGTCCACAACAACGAGAAGTGGGATCCCGCCACCTGGCCCGCCGAAGCGGCAGGTTACGGCTGGCATGAGGCACCGCGCGGAGCGCTGGGGCACTGGATCAAGATCAAGGACCAAAAAATACTCAACTACCAGGCGGTGGTACCCTCCACCTGGAACGCCTCCCCCCGTGATGCGAAAGGGCTCAGGGGCCCCTACGAGGCGGCGCTGGTCGGCACTCCGCTGGCAGACCCCAATAAGCCGCTGGAGATCCTCAGGACCATTCACTCATTCGACCCCTGCCTTGCCTGCGCTGTCCATGTTTTCGATGCAAGCGGCAACGAAATGGTGAAAGTCAACGTGCTCTAG
- the cybH gene encoding Ni/Fe-hydrogenase, b-type cytochrome subunit: MGNLYEKYVWEVPVRATHWVNFLAIITLSVTGIFIGSPKTLALSTSQYAMGWVRFVHFVAAYAFAISVMGRVYWSFVGNKYASWQEFFPIVTAEGRRRMLDTFRYYTFMSKKAPHTVGHNALAGAAYSVVFLLYLVMILTGFALYSERAPHSVMHMAFGWLLTLFSNQDIRLTHHMIMWFLIAFAIHHIYSAWLMDVKERGGVMSSIFGGYKAVRERE; encoded by the coding sequence ATGGGAAACCTGTATGAAAAATATGTATGGGAGGTGCCGGTACGTGCCACCCATTGGGTAAACTTTCTCGCCATCATCACCCTTTCCGTTACCGGCATCTTCATCGGCTCGCCGAAGACGCTGGCCCTGAGCACCTCCCAATACGCGATGGGATGGGTGCGCTTTGTGCATTTCGTAGCCGCCTACGCCTTTGCGATCAGCGTCATGGGTCGCGTCTACTGGTCATTTGTCGGCAACAAGTATGCATCCTGGCAGGAGTTTTTCCCCATAGTCACCGCCGAGGGGCGCCGGCGGATGCTGGACACCTTCCGTTATTACACCTTCATGAGCAAAAAAGCTCCACACACCGTCGGTCACAATGCACTGGCAGGAGCTGCCTATTCCGTGGTATTCTTGCTCTACCTGGTGATGATACTGACCGGCTTCGCCCTCTACTCTGAACGCGCCCCCCATTCCGTTATGCACATGGCGTTCGGCTGGCTGCTGACCCTTTTCTCCAACCAGGATATCCGCCTCACCCACCACATGATCATGTGGTTCCTGATCGCCTTCGCCATCCACCACATCTACAGCGCCTGGCTGATGGACGTGAAGGAGCGCGGGGGCGTCATGTCGAGCATTTTCGGCGGCTACAAGGCCGTGCGCGAGAGGGAGTGA